One Parageobacillus sp. KH3-4 genomic region harbors:
- a CDS encoding erythromycin esterase family protein, whose translation MTTLFVNEVKNQSIDIGDMDPYHFEFLQPILEHKRFIFLGESSHCVKEYSLAKVNLIKYLHEKLGFHVLAFESELGPCMIGDYLSDQLDSKRFMAGTIGRVWQNEFVLGLFDYMKKMKQERPLYFTGVDAYQGKKENLFSEFLESYLTGPTKQKFVDFEKRAIEVLIAADKRKIKRSMRQNIREEMESKGMELIEELKQQRFPDSKIYKIVLRTMENRVNYLKATLEKSFSKLFEYRDALMAKNLEFLAQEIYPNEKFIIWAHNMHISKNTSAKRLSAYKSFVENLSQTIKEKSFVLGLYAKEGKMLDYTGKEYPIKKPNKKHLESLLDHSPYQNSFIQCNGNWAQKKWRAYEGGGMPTSFVPAQQYDGILFFKYVSPAYFFDVSKKNREK comes from the coding sequence ATGACTACTTTATTTGTAAACGAAGTCAAAAATCAAAGTATCGATATAGGGGATATGGACCCCTATCATTTTGAGTTTCTTCAGCCGATTTTGGAACATAAACGCTTTATCTTTCTTGGGGAGAGCAGCCATTGCGTCAAAGAATACAGTCTAGCAAAAGTGAACCTGATTAAATATCTTCATGAGAAATTGGGTTTTCATGTACTTGCCTTTGAAAGCGAATTGGGGCCATGTATGATTGGCGATTATCTGTCTGATCAACTTGATTCTAAACGTTTTATGGCGGGTACCATTGGGCGTGTGTGGCAAAATGAATTTGTCCTTGGATTATTTGACTATATGAAAAAAATGAAGCAGGAGCGGCCGCTGTATTTTACTGGTGTGGATGCTTATCAAGGAAAAAAGGAGAATTTGTTTTCGGAATTCCTCGAGTCTTATTTAACGGGTCCGACCAAACAGAAGTTTGTCGATTTTGAAAAGCGGGCGATCGAGGTTTTGATTGCAGCCGATAAACGGAAAATCAAGCGTTCAATGCGCCAAAATATAAGGGAAGAGATGGAAAGTAAGGGCATGGAATTGATTGAGGAACTCAAACAGCAGCGTTTCCCGGATAGCAAGATTTATAAAATTGTCCTCCGGACGATGGAAAATAGAGTAAATTATTTGAAAGCAACTTTAGAAAAAAGTTTCTCGAAACTTTTTGAGTATCGGGATGCATTAATGGCAAAAAACCTAGAATTTTTAGCACAGGAAATATACCCAAATGAAAAATTTATCATTTGGGCACATAACATGCATATTAGCAAAAATACTTCCGCCAAGCGCCTGTCTGCCTATAAATCGTTTGTGGAAAACCTCTCCCAAACGATTAAGGAGAAAAGTTTTGTATTGGGGCTGTATGCAAAGGAAGGCAAAATGTTGGATTATACAGGTAAGGAATATCCAATAAAAAAACCGAACAAAAAACATTTAGAAAGCCTTCTTGACCATTCCCCTTATCAAAATAGTTTTATTCAGTGCAATGGAAACTGGGCACAGAAAAAGTGGCGGGCCTATGAAGGCGGAGGAATGCCTACTTCCTTTGTACCTGCACAACAATATGATGGGATTTTATTTTTTAAATACGTTTCCCCGGCTTACTTTTTTGACGTTTCTAAGAAGAACAGAGAAAAGTAG
- a CDS encoding ABC transporter ATP-binding protein yields the protein MKKNRDIPIDNWKTFWELIKSTNPPKWIFVTAITLSLIETGVGLIVPWFTKSLVDQIAASAVEPSIIILLAASFILQTITSGFSYYFLTYIGEYVVAAIRKKVWNQVLLLPISFFDNHQSGETMSRITQDTNTVKMLITQHLVTFLTGLISVGGAVSILLIIDWKMTLMMVTAVPVALLILWPLGQKTYKISKATQDEMASFSANLGRVLSDIRLVKAYCAEKEEQKNGELGILHLFQFGLKEARIQAIISPFMTFVMMFVLVILIGYGGVRVASGTLSSGSLVAIIIYMVQIVVPFSQMAVFFTSFQKAMGATERIQRILSLEKEPNGSLPAVQNPEQDIHFRNVSFSYKKGEPVLKQVTLTIPSGKTTAIVGPSGAGKTTLFALLERFYTPDEGEILLGETNVEDFDLYSWRSQIGYVSQESPMMSGTIRDNICYGLNRDVSDEEIERAAKLANAAEFIERLPKGYLTEVGERGIKLSGGQRQRIAIARALIRNPKILLLDEATSNLDSSSEVLVQKALQRLMKGRTTLVIAHRLSTVVNADQIVVLENGTITGVGTHSELLQTHPLYRELAEQQFQTISE from the coding sequence GTGAAAAAGAATCGTGATATACCGATAGACAATTGGAAAACTTTCTGGGAGTTAATCAAGAGCACGAATCCGCCAAAATGGATTTTTGTCACTGCTATTACTCTTAGTTTGATCGAGACAGGGGTTGGACTCATCGTACCATGGTTTACTAAATCTCTTGTTGACCAGATCGCTGCATCTGCGGTAGAACCATCGATTATTATTTTACTTGCGGCTTCATTTATTTTGCAAACGATCACTTCCGGCTTTTCTTATTACTTCCTCACCTATATTGGAGAATATGTGGTTGCGGCGATTCGTAAAAAGGTTTGGAATCAAGTTTTATTATTGCCTATTTCTTTTTTCGACAATCACCAATCTGGAGAAACGATGAGCCGAATTACTCAAGACACCAACACGGTAAAAATGCTAATCACCCAACATTTAGTTACATTTCTGACTGGATTGATCTCGGTTGGAGGGGCTGTTAGCATTCTCCTTATTATCGACTGGAAAATGACCCTTATGATGGTGACGGCTGTTCCAGTGGCGCTCCTCATTCTCTGGCCGCTTGGGCAAAAAACGTACAAAATTTCAAAAGCCACCCAGGATGAAATGGCCAGTTTTTCAGCCAATCTTGGCAGAGTTTTATCCGATATTCGTCTTGTAAAAGCTTATTGTGCAGAGAAAGAGGAACAAAAAAATGGGGAACTAGGGATTCTTCATCTATTTCAATTCGGTCTAAAGGAAGCAAGAATACAGGCTATCATTTCCCCTTTTATGACATTTGTGATGATGTTTGTTTTAGTCATTTTGATCGGTTATGGCGGCGTTCGTGTAGCCTCAGGCACGCTTTCATCCGGCTCTCTTGTCGCCATCATTATTTACATGGTTCAAATCGTTGTTCCTTTTAGTCAGATGGCTGTATTTTTCACCTCATTTCAAAAAGCAATGGGGGCAACAGAACGAATCCAACGCATTTTATCCTTAGAGAAAGAACCAAACGGCAGCTTGCCTGCGGTGCAAAATCCTGAGCAAGATATACATTTTCGAAATGTTTCCTTTTCTTATAAAAAAGGTGAGCCTGTACTCAAACAAGTAACGCTCACTATTCCTTCAGGGAAAACAACGGCTATTGTTGGTCCGAGCGGCGCCGGAAAAACGACATTGTTTGCTTTGTTAGAACGATTTTACACACCCGATGAAGGAGAAATATTGCTAGGGGAAACCAATGTTGAAGATTTTGACTTGTATTCGTGGCGCAGTCAAATCGGTTATGTTTCTCAAGAAAGTCCAATGATGTCAGGAACGATACGTGACAATATTTGTTATGGGCTCAATAGAGACGTTTCCGATGAAGAAATAGAACGAGCAGCCAAACTGGCAAATGCAGCGGAATTTATCGAGCGGCTTCCAAAAGGATATTTGACTGAAGTTGGGGAACGGGGGATCAAATTATCAGGTGGACAGCGACAGAGAATTGCCATTGCCCGCGCTCTTATACGCAATCCAAAAATTCTTCTCCTTGACGAAGCAACCTCAAACCTAGACAGCTCATCAGAAGTTCTTGTTCAAAAGGCCTTGCAGCGGCTAATGAAAGGAAGAACAACACTTGTCATTGCTCATCGGCTCTCAACCGTTGTCAACGCAGACCAAATCGTTGTATTAGAGAATGGGACCATCACTGGGGTCGGAACACATAGCGAATTGCTGCAAACCCATCCGCTCTACAGAGAACTAGCCGAACAACAATTCCAGACAATATCGGAGTAA
- a CDS encoding MerR family transcriptional regulator — protein sequence MKEVYSIGEFAKKTGQTIRTLHYYDEIGILKPSRVSSSGRRFYSEDEIIALQKIVALKFLGFSLEEIKRFMQEEKWDLKESLAFQKKLLLQKREHIDRVIKAVTHAQHLIEERETIDPNMFCLLINSIQMENKHKEWLKQFMPDETVEKIFDISEEKQLEYGKKLLGIFEKLKECYGKDPSDNDVQSLIEKLFSIAKGVAKEVFDEDLSRFHWKEDELAEEPMLFLSPFSKEEEEWVAKAVEIFLAKEGVDLSEKES from the coding sequence ATGAAAGAGGTGTATTCAATCGGTGAATTTGCGAAAAAAACAGGCCAAACGATACGAACTCTTCACTATTATGATGAAATAGGGATTTTGAAACCGTCGCGTGTATCCAGTTCTGGACGCCGATTTTACAGTGAAGATGAGATCATTGCATTGCAAAAGATTGTGGCCTTGAAGTTTCTTGGCTTTTCCCTTGAAGAAATTAAACGTTTTATGCAAGAAGAGAAATGGGATTTAAAAGAATCGCTTGCTTTTCAAAAAAAGCTTTTGCTGCAAAAGCGTGAACATATTGACCGTGTCATAAAGGCAGTGACACATGCTCAGCATCTTATCGAAGAACGAGAAACGATTGATCCGAATATGTTTTGCTTGTTGATTAACTCTATCCAAATGGAAAATAAACATAAAGAATGGCTGAAACAATTTATGCCAGATGAAACAGTGGAAAAAATATTTGACATTAGCGAAGAAAAACAGTTGGAATATGGGAAGAAGCTGCTTGGAATTTTCGAAAAGCTAAAAGAGTGCTATGGAAAAGATCCGAGCGATAACGATGTGCAATCGTTAATAGAAAAACTTTTCTCTATCGCAAAAGGCGTTGCAAAAGAAGTTTTTGATGAAGATTTATCACGATTTCATTGGAAAGAGGATGAACTTGCAGAAGAGCCAATGCTGTTTTTATCTCCTTTTTCCAAAGAAGAAGAGGAATGGGTTGCAAAAGCTGTGGAAATATTTTTAGCGAAAGAAGGAGTAGATTTGAGTGAAAAAGAATCGTGA
- the pruA gene encoding L-glutamate gamma-semialdehyde dehydrogenase: MVQPYKHEPLTDFTVEANQRAFEDALKKVEAELGKDYPLIIGGERVSTEEKIVSINPANKTEVIGRVSKANKDIAEKAMKVADEAFRWWSKTKPEARADILLRAAAIVRRRKHEFSALMVKEAGKPWKEADADTAEAIDFMEYYARQMLKLKDGIPVESRPGETNRFFYIPLGVGVVISPWNFPFAIMAGTTVAALVTGNTVLLKPASATPVVAYKFAEVLEEAGLPAGVLNYIPGSGAEVGDYLVDHPRTRFISFTGSRDVGIRIYERAAKVHPGQIWLKRVIAEMGGKDAIVVDKEADLELAAQSIVASAFGFSGQKCSACSRAIIVEDVYDQVLNRVVELTKQLKVGDPAEQSTFMGPVIDQSAYNKIMEYIEIGKKEGRLMTGGKGDDAKGFFIQPTVFADVDPNARIMQEEIFGPVVAFTKAKDFDHALEIANNTEYGLTGAVISRNRANLEKAREEFHVGNLYFNRGCTGAIVGYQPFGGFNMSGTDSKAGGPDYLILHMQAKTVSEMF; the protein is encoded by the coding sequence ATGGTGCAACCCTATAAACATGAACCGCTGACGGACTTTACCGTAGAAGCGAATCAGAGAGCGTTTGAAGATGCGTTAAAAAAAGTGGAAGCAGAGCTTGGCAAAGACTACCCTTTAATTATTGGCGGCGAAAGGGTTTCGACGGAAGAGAAAATCGTCTCGATTAACCCGGCGAACAAAACAGAAGTCATAGGCCGAGTGTCGAAAGCAAATAAAGACATTGCGGAAAAAGCGATGAAAGTTGCCGATGAGGCGTTTCGATGGTGGAGCAAAACAAAACCGGAGGCGCGCGCCGATATTTTGTTGCGCGCCGCTGCGATTGTGCGCCGCCGCAAACATGAATTTTCCGCGTTGATGGTCAAAGAAGCAGGAAAACCGTGGAAAGAAGCGGACGCAGATACGGCGGAAGCGATTGACTTTATGGAATATTATGCGCGGCAAATGCTGAAATTAAAAGATGGCATTCCAGTGGAAAGCCGACCGGGCGAAACAAACCGCTTTTTCTATATTCCGCTTGGCGTCGGCGTTGTGATCTCGCCATGGAACTTCCCGTTTGCGATCATGGCAGGAACAACAGTTGCTGCGCTTGTTACCGGCAACACGGTTTTATTAAAGCCGGCAAGCGCTACACCGGTTGTCGCTTATAAATTTGCCGAAGTATTGGAAGAAGCAGGGCTTCCTGCAGGAGTATTAAACTACATTCCAGGAAGCGGCGCGGAAGTTGGCGATTACTTAGTAGACCATCCGCGCACCCGCTTTATCAGCTTTACTGGTTCCCGCGATGTCGGCATCCGCATTTATGAGCGCGCTGCCAAAGTGCATCCTGGGCAAATTTGGCTCAAACGCGTCATCGCCGAGATGGGCGGAAAAGACGCCATCGTCGTCGACAAAGAAGCGGATTTAGAATTAGCAGCACAATCGATTGTCGCATCGGCGTTTGGTTTCTCCGGTCAAAAATGTTCGGCTTGCTCGCGTGCCATTATCGTCGAAGATGTATATGATCAAGTATTAAATCGCGTTGTGGAGTTGACAAAACAATTAAAAGTCGGCGATCCTGCAGAACAAAGCACGTTTATGGGTCCAGTCATCGACCAATCGGCATACAACAAAATTATGGAATATATCGAAATCGGCAAAAAAGAAGGCCGTCTCATGACTGGCGGTAAAGGAGACGATGCCAAAGGCTTCTTCATTCAACCGACGGTGTTTGCCGATGTCGATCCGAACGCGCGCATCATGCAAGAAGAAATTTTTGGTCCAGTTGTCGCGTTTACGAAAGCGAAAGATTTCGACCATGCGCTGGAAATCGCCAACAACACGGAATACGGCTTAACTGGCGCCGTCATCTCCCGCAACCGCGCTAACCTTGAAAAAGCGCGCGAAGAATTTCATGTCGGAAACCTTTACTTCAACCGCGGCTGCACAGGCGCCATCGTCGGCTACCAGCCATTCGGCGGCTTCAACATGTCCGGCACCGACTCGAAAGCAGGCGGCCCTGACTACTTGATTTTGCATATGCAAGCAAAAACGGTATCGGAAATGTTTTAA
- a CDS encoding CamS family sex pheromone protein, with the protein MKKKMILFAALLLFLSSCAPKFGEEEVVQEKDNKEQKAVIPKYNISDSYYRIVLPFKVSGARGEVVEDLNTRLDVDEFETGLMRLAQDRFSPEEYLFQEGQYLDKKTIKRWLERKRTPSQLKREKMKPSENVGLNPPISDNGTNEEKNKKSPIYLASILEHDYLVKTSDNKVKLGGVVLGLALNSVHYYETEQGYPREVKISDKVIEREGKRIAAEVLSRIRNMKKLKDVPITIALFKQAPKSSVIPGNFFAVTHVDEGSDTIDEWQSVNEEYYLFPSDEAQKNHRDDWLKFNNFKSDIEEFFPNYTGVVGKALYRDDQLQQLTINISMPFYGKAEVVGFTQYVTGLVMEKFPDYITVNVYISSVGGPESIIVRQAKADQPFVHIYQ; encoded by the coding sequence ATGAAAAAGAAGATGATCCTATTCGCTGCACTTCTTCTTTTCCTTTCTTCCTGCGCGCCGAAATTTGGCGAGGAGGAAGTAGTACAGGAGAAAGATAATAAAGAGCAAAAAGCGGTGATTCCAAAATACAATATTTCCGATTCTTATTACCGCATTGTGCTGCCGTTTAAAGTATCGGGAGCTCGCGGCGAAGTAGTGGAAGACTTAAATACGCGCTTAGATGTGGACGAATTTGAAACAGGGTTGATGCGTTTAGCGCAAGACCGCTTTTCTCCGGAAGAATATTTATTCCAAGAAGGGCAATATTTAGATAAAAAAACGATAAAACGTTGGCTGGAAAGAAAACGGACGCCTAGCCAGCTAAAAAGGGAAAAGATGAAACCGTCCGAAAATGTCGGCTTAAATCCGCCTATTAGCGATAACGGGACAAATGAAGAAAAAAATAAAAAAAGCCCGATTTATTTAGCCAGCATTTTAGAGCATGATTATTTAGTGAAAACAAGTGACAACAAAGTAAAATTAGGCGGGGTAGTGTTAGGGTTAGCGCTGAATTCGGTTCATTATTATGAAACGGAACAAGGCTACCCGCGCGAAGTGAAAATTTCAGATAAAGTAATTGAAAGAGAAGGAAAACGGATTGCCGCTGAAGTTCTTTCCCGCATCCGCAATATGAAAAAGTTGAAAGATGTTCCAATTACGATTGCGCTGTTCAAACAAGCGCCAAAATCTTCAGTGATTCCAGGCAACTTTTTCGCTGTTACGCATGTGGATGAGGGAAGCGACACGATTGACGAATGGCAATCCGTTAATGAAGAGTACTATTTATTTCCGTCAGACGAAGCGCAAAAAAACCATCGGGACGACTGGCTGAAGTTTAACAATTTTAAGTCGGATATTGAGGAGTTTTTCCCGAACTACACGGGAGTTGTCGGCAAAGCTTTATACCGCGATGACCAACTGCAACAGTTAACGATTAACATTTCGATGCCTTTTTATGGAAAAGCAGAAGTGGTTGGATTTACGCAATATGTCACTGGTTTGGTGATGGAAAAGTTCCCGGATTATATTACTGTCAATGTCTATATTTCTTCCGTAGGAGGGCCAGAAAGCATTATTGTTCGCCAAGCAAAGGCGGACCAGCCGTTTGTCCATATTTATCAGTAA
- the ligA gene encoding NAD-dependent DNA ligase LigA, whose protein sequence is MDRQAAIKRIEELRELLNKYNYEYYVLDRPSVPDSEYDRLMQELIALEEQYPDLKTKDSPSQRVGGQALDAFQKVEHRTPMLSLANAFNEGDLRDFDRRVRQEVGDDVAYVCELKIDGLAVSVRYEDGYFVQGATRGDGVTGEDITENLKTIRSLPLRLNEPVTLEARGEAYMPKASFERLNEQRRQRGEELFANPRNAAAGSLRQLDPKIAASRHLDLFVYGLANAEELGIASHSAALDYLQQLGFKTNPERRRCANIDEVMQFVNEWQEKRPQLPYEIDGIVIKVDSFAQQEQLGATAKSPRWAIAYKFPAEEVVTKLIDIELNVGRTGVVTPTAILEPVRVAGTTVQRATLHNEDFIREKDIRIGDSVIIKKAGDIIPEVVNVVPDRRTGEEVPFVMPTHCPECASELVRLEGEVALRCINPKCPAQIREGLIHFVSRQAMNIEGLGEKVISQLFREGLIHDVADIYRLTKEQLIDLERMGEKSATNLLHAIEASKQNSLERLLFGLGIRHVGAKAAKVLAEHFETMDRLQNATKEELMAIHEIGEKMADSIVTYFAKPEVKELLNELRAYGVNMEYKGPKTPKPGDVHSYFAGKTIVLTGKLESLSRNEAKEKIEQLGGKVTGSVSKNTDLVIAGADAGSKLAKAQQLNIEIWDETRFLQEIEQNK, encoded by the coding sequence ATGGACCGACAAGCTGCGATCAAGCGAATCGAAGAGCTTCGCGAGCTTTTGAATAAATACAATTATGAATATTATGTCCTGGACCGTCCGTCTGTGCCGGATTCGGAATACGACCGGCTTATGCAAGAACTTATCGCGTTAGAAGAACAATATCCGGATTTAAAAACGAAAGATTCTCCGTCGCAACGCGTTGGCGGACAGGCGTTAGACGCATTTCAAAAAGTGGAACATCGCACGCCGATGTTAAGTCTCGCAAATGCATTTAACGAAGGGGATTTGCGCGATTTTGACCGCCGTGTGCGCCAAGAAGTCGGCGATGATGTCGCTTATGTTTGCGAGCTAAAAATCGATGGGCTTGCTGTATCTGTCCGTTATGAAGACGGCTATTTCGTTCAAGGGGCGACGCGCGGCGACGGAGTGACCGGGGAGGACATTACCGAAAACTTAAAAACGATCCGCTCTTTGCCGCTTCGCTTGAATGAACCGGTGACGTTAGAAGCGCGCGGTGAAGCGTACATGCCGAAAGCGTCGTTTGAGCGGTTGAACGAACAGCGCCGCCAGCGCGGGGAAGAGCTGTTTGCCAATCCGCGCAACGCTGCTGCGGGCTCTTTGCGCCAGCTCGATCCGAAAATCGCCGCATCGCGCCATCTTGATTTATTTGTATACGGTCTTGCGAACGCGGAAGAATTGGGGATTGCTTCGCATAGCGCGGCGCTCGATTATTTGCAACAGCTTGGATTTAAAACAAATCCGGAACGCCGCCGCTGCGCTAATATTGACGAAGTGATGCAATTTGTGAATGAGTGGCAAGAAAAACGCCCGCAGCTACCTTATGAAATTGACGGGATTGTCATAAAAGTCGACTCGTTTGCGCAACAAGAACAACTAGGCGCGACTGCGAAAAGTCCGCGCTGGGCCATCGCTTATAAATTTCCGGCCGAGGAAGTGGTAACGAAGCTGATTGACATTGAATTAAATGTTGGACGCACGGGAGTGGTGACGCCGACAGCGATTTTGGAGCCGGTTCGCGTGGCGGGTACAACGGTACAACGCGCTACCCTTCATAACGAAGATTTTATTCGTGAAAAAGATATCCGCATTGGGGATTCGGTCATTATCAAAAAAGCGGGGGACATTATTCCGGAAGTCGTGAATGTCGTGCCGGACCGGCGGACGGGAGAAGAAGTGCCGTTTGTCATGCCGACGCATTGTCCGGAATGTGCCAGCGAATTAGTCCGGCTAGAAGGCGAAGTGGCGCTCCGCTGCATTAATCCAAAATGTCCGGCGCAAATTCGCGAGGGATTGATTCACTTCGTGTCGCGCCAGGCGATGAACATCGAGGGGCTTGGCGAAAAGGTTATTTCCCAGCTGTTCCGTGAAGGTCTCATTCATGATGTTGCTGACATTTATCGCTTGACAAAGGAGCAGCTTATCGATTTGGAACGAATGGGAGAGAAATCGGCGACCAATTTGCTCCATGCCATTGAAGCGTCCAAACAAAATTCGTTGGAGCGCCTTCTCTTCGGCCTTGGAATTCGCCATGTCGGTGCAAAAGCAGCCAAAGTGTTAGCGGAACATTTTGAAACGATGGACCGCCTGCAAAACGCGACAAAAGAAGAACTAATGGCGATTCACGAGATCGGCGAAAAAATGGCCGATTCGATTGTCACGTATTTTGCCAAGCCGGAAGTGAAAGAGCTTTTAAACGAACTGCGCGCTTATGGTGTCAACATGGAATACAAGGGGCCGAAAACGCCAAAACCTGGCGACGTTCATTCGTATTTTGCCGGAAAAACCATTGTATTAACAGGAAAACTCGAATCATTATCGCGCAATGAGGCAAAAGAAAAAATTGAACAGCTTGGCGGCAAAGTGACCGGCAGCGTGAGCAAAAATACGGATTTAGTCATTGCTGGGGCGGACGCAGGCTCGAAACTGGCGAAAGCACAGCAACTCAATATCGAGATTTGGGATGAGACTAGATTTCTACAAGAAATTGAACAAAATAAGTAG
- the pcrA gene encoding DNA helicase PcrA: MNFLSEKLLANLNEQQQAAVKTTEGPLLIMAGAGSGKTRVLTHRIAYLLAEKQVAPWNILAITFTNKAAREMKERVQALLGGAAEEIWISTFHSMCVRILRRDIDRIGIDRNFSILDTTDQLSVLKNILKEKNIDPKKFDPRSILGTISSAKNELLSPEKFAKKAGNYYEKIVSDVYEEYQKRLLRNHALDFDDLIMTTIQLFERVPEVLEHYQYKFQYIHIDEYQDTNRAQYMLVKMLASRFQNICVVGDADQSIYRWRGADIQNILSFEKDYPNAKVILLEQNYRSTKRILQAANEVIENNVNRKPKKLWTENPEGQKIVYYEAMNEADEAQFVAGKIKEYVESGKRRYSDFAILYRTNAQSRVMEEVLLKSNIPYQIVGGLKFYDRKEIKDILAYLRVIANPNDDISLLRIINVPKRGIGASSLDKIVNYASENELSVFEALGELEHIGLSARIAASLLEFRRLLEQWGQLQEYVSVTELVEEVLDKSGYREMLKAENTLEAQSRLENIDEFLSVTKHFENVSEDKSLIAFLTDLALISDIDQLNDANGEDGDAVVLMTLHSAKGLEFPVVFLIGMEEGIFPHSRSLEDEDEMEEERRLAYVGITRAEEELFLTSAQMRTLFGYTNMNAVSRFVREIPEELVERVSKRTAWASAAAGKQATVRKIAVASSTGGEEIPWKVGDKVEHKKWGIGTVVSVRGEGEDKELDIAFPSPIGIKRLLAKFAPITKV, translated from the coding sequence GTGAATTTTTTGTCGGAAAAATTACTCGCTAACTTAAATGAACAGCAGCAAGCAGCTGTTAAAACGACGGAAGGGCCGCTTCTCATCATGGCGGGGGCGGGAAGCGGAAAAACGCGCGTGTTAACGCACCGGATCGCCTATTTGCTGGCGGAAAAGCAGGTCGCGCCGTGGAACATTTTAGCGATTACGTTTACCAATAAGGCCGCGCGCGAAATGAAGGAACGCGTGCAGGCGCTGCTTGGCGGGGCGGCTGAGGAAATTTGGATTTCCACGTTTCACTCCATGTGTGTCCGCATTTTGCGCCGCGATATTGATCGCATTGGCATTGACCGCAATTTTTCCATTTTAGACACGACTGACCAGCTTTCTGTGTTAAAAAACATTTTAAAAGAAAAAAATATCGACCCGAAAAAATTTGACCCTCGTTCGATACTCGGAACGATCAGCAGCGCGAAAAACGAATTGCTCTCCCCTGAAAAGTTCGCGAAAAAAGCCGGAAACTACTATGAAAAAATCGTCAGCGACGTATATGAGGAATATCAAAAGCGGCTTTTGCGCAACCATGCGCTCGATTTTGACGACTTAATTATGACGACGATTCAGTTGTTTGAGCGTGTGCCGGAAGTGCTCGAGCATTATCAATATAAATTTCAATACATTCATATTGACGAGTATCAAGATACCAACCGGGCGCAATATATGCTTGTAAAGATGCTGGCGTCGCGTTTTCAAAACATATGTGTCGTCGGCGATGCCGATCAGTCGATTTATCGCTGGCGCGGCGCGGACATCCAAAACATTTTATCGTTTGAAAAAGATTACCCGAACGCGAAAGTCATCTTGCTTGAGCAAAACTACCGTTCAACGAAGCGAATTTTACAGGCGGCAAACGAAGTCATTGAAAACAACGTCAACCGCAAGCCGAAAAAACTATGGACGGAAAACCCGGAAGGACAAAAAATCGTATATTATGAAGCGATGAACGAAGCGGATGAAGCGCAATTTGTCGCCGGCAAAATCAAAGAATATGTGGAAAGCGGAAAACGCCGATATTCCGATTTTGCGATTTTATACCGCACGAACGCCCAATCGCGGGTGATGGAAGAAGTGCTGCTCAAGTCGAACATTCCTTACCAAATCGTCGGCGGCCTGAAGTTCTATGACCGCAAAGAAATTAAAGATATTTTGGCATATTTGCGGGTGATTGCAAACCCGAATGATGATATTAGTTTGCTGCGCATCATTAATGTGCCGAAGCGAGGCATTGGCGCTTCTTCGCTCGATAAAATCGTAAACTATGCTTCCGAAAACGAATTATCGGTGTTCGAAGCGCTCGGCGAACTCGAACATATTGGGCTTTCTGCGCGAATTGCCGCTTCCTTGCTTGAATTTCGCCGCCTGCTTGAACAATGGGGGCAGCTGCAAGAATACGTTTCCGTAACGGAATTAGTGGAAGAAGTGTTGGACAAGTCTGGCTACCGCGAGATGCTGAAAGCGGAAAACACGTTGGAGGCGCAAAGCCGTTTGGAAAACATCGATGAGTTTTTATCGGTGACGAAGCATTTTGAAAACGTAAGCGAAGATAAGTCATTAATCGCGTTTTTAACTGACTTGGCATTAATTTCCGACATTGACCAGCTAAATGATGCGAACGGCGAAGACGGGGACGCAGTTGTGCTAATGACGCTCCATTCCGCAAAAGGATTGGAATTTCCGGTTGTCTTTTTAATCGGGATGGAAGAAGGAATTTTTCCGCATAGCCGTTCCCTGGAAGATGAAGATGAGATGGAAGAAGAGCGCCGCCTCGCTTATGTCGGGATTACCCGCGCAGAAGAAGAGCTGTTTTTAACAAGCGCACAAATGCGGACATTGTTTGGATACACAAATATGAACGCGGTATCCCGCTTTGTTCGCGAAATTCCAGAAGAGCTAGTGGAACGGGTGAGCAAACGAACGGCATGGGCATCGGCCGCGGCTGGAAAACAAGCGACTGTCCGTAAAATCGCGGTTGCCTCTTCTACGGGAGGAGAAGAAATCCCTTGGAAAGTCGGAGATAAAGTCGAACATAAAAAATGGGGAATCGGCACCGTTGTCAGCGTTCGCGGAGAAGGGGAGGATAAAGAGCTTGACATCGCGTTCCCAAGCCCGATCGGAATTAAACGGTTGCTTGCGAAATTCGCTCCGATTACAAAGGTGTAA